One Paramisgurnus dabryanus chromosome 9, PD_genome_1.1, whole genome shotgun sequence DNA segment encodes these proteins:
- the rgma gene encoding repulsive guidance molecule A: MHSKRQRRGALSRAGWMVMGKGAGLSALEVCQFLVLFLSLFPTASLQCKILKCNSEFWASTASSGPEEELCIALRAYNNCVRRTARTCRGDLAYHSAQHGIEDLMSQHNCSKEGPTSHPRTHPPPVQPPPQKDINVPSDGPEVCHYERSLPRHSPPPNYTHCGFFGDPHLRTFNDDFQTCRVEGAWPLIHNKYLSVQVTNTPVVPGSSATATSKLTIIFKNFQECVDQKMYHAETDELPAAFADGSKNGGDRHGANTLRVVEKVPGQHVEIQARYIGTTIVVRQVGRYLTFAVRMPEEVVNSVEDQDNQDLYLCLHGCPANQRIDFRNFKARASESHGLDRGRPGTPTHGFTYRSAMAKCKERLPVEDLYFQSCVFDLLSSGDINFTLAAYYAFEDVKMLHSNKEKYHIFEKDAMFNSASRQLGFGFLALFSLVTACLWTDLYSSCL, from the exons CATCTCTGCAGTGTAAGATCCTCAAATGTAACTCCGAGTTCTGGGCCTCCACCGCCAGTTCTGGCCCAGAAGAGGAGTTGTGCATCGCTTTGCGAGCATATAACAACTGTGTTCGCCGCACTGCCCGTACTTGCCGGGGCGACCTTGCCTACCATTCAGCCCAACATGGCATAGAGGATCTAATGAGCCAACACAACTGTTCCAAAGAAGGACCTACTAGCCATCCTCGTACACACCCTCCCCCAGTTCAGCCACCACCCCAAAAAGACATCAACGTTCCCTCGGATGGGCCAGAGGTGTGCCACTACGAGCGGAGTCTACCACGGCATTCCCCACCACCCAATTACACTCACTGTGGTTTTTTTGGAGACCCACACCTCCGTACGTTCAACGATGACTTTCAGACCTGTAGAGTTGAGGGAGCCTGGCCATTGATTCACAATAAGTACCTGTCTGTGCAGGTTACGAACACTCCCGTTGTCCCTGGGTCTTCCGCTACAGCTACTAGCAAG CTAACCATCATCTTCAAGAACTTTCAGGAATGTGTTGACCAGAAGATGTACCATGCAGAGACCGATGAGCTTCCAGCTGCGTTCGCTGATGGTTCAAAGAACGGCGGTGACCGGCATGGGGCCAACACTCTTCGTGTGGTAGAAAAGGTGCCTGGACAACACGTGGAGATTCAAGCCCGCTACATCGGCACCACTATCGTAGTTCGGCAGGTTGGCCGGTACCTCACGTTTGCCGTGCGTATGCCGGAAGAGGTAGTAAATTCGGTGGAGGACCAGGACAACCAGGACCTTTATCTCTGCCTTCATGGTTGCCCTGCCAATCAGCGAATTGACTTCAGGAACTTTAAAGCACGGGCTTCGGAAAGCCACGGCTTAGATCGGGGGCGACCGGGAACTCCCACTCATGGCTTCACATACCGGTCAGCCATGGCCAAATGTAAAGAACGTCTACCTGTCGAGGATTTATACTTCCAGTCCTGTGTTTTCGATCTGCTGTCTTCTGGGGACATCAACTTCACCCTGGCTGCCTACTATGCCTTTGAGGATGTTAAAATGCTCCACTCCAACAAAGAAAAGTACCACATCTTTGAAAAGGATGCGATGTTTAACTCCGCCTCCAGACAATTAGGTTTTGGCTTCTTAGCCCTTTTCAGCCTTGTTACTGCATGTTTGTGGACTGACTTGTATTCCAGTTGTCTGTAG